Below is a genomic region from Leptotrichia shahii.
ACGAATTTATTATAGGCTGATCATATTCATCAATCAACACAATCACCTTTTTTCCATAATATTCATACAAATATTTTGACAGATTGAGTAAAGAAGTCTCCCATTCTACCGAATCTAATCCTCTTCGCACAGAATTAAATTCTTCAATTTCAATTTCATCCATTTTTTCAATTAAAAATTTATAATCTGAATATAACCTTTTTACAATTCCTTTGATAGCCTTGAATCCATTTTCCCAGTTTTCTTCATCATAATTTCTGAATGAAACCGAAATCACAGGAAAATTTCCCTGCATGTCAAAATACTCACTTTTAGAAATATGCAAACCTTCAAACAATTTTCTATTCTCATTTTTATTCTTAACATCAAAAAAGTATTTAAGCATCGACATATTCAATGTTTTTCCAAATCGTCTAGGACGAGTAAACAATTTCACCTGAGAGCCATCTTCTAAAATATTTTCTATAAATTTTGTTTTATCAAAATAATAGTAATTTTTTTCAATAATGTCTTTAAAATTGGATATTCCAATTGGCAGTTTTGTTTTTTTGCTGTTTTTCATATCGAATATCCCCTCCTTTCATTTTTACTAATCATTAATATCCATTTCTTCAAACTTCTTCGGATTCTCCCCTTCCATTTTCTTCCCTTCAAAATAAACATTACTCCTATCTTTCCCATATTTGCCTCTCATTGTCACTTCAAAGCTATCTATATCCGCTCCATTTATTTTCACAAATTTTTCTCCATTCAAGAAATAAACTCCATTTTTATCTTTAAAATAATTGGAGCTATCCACTGGAGATTCGATTCTTTCAAGAGTTTTTAAATCAATATTTTTGCTGTCGAGTGGAATTATTTTATCTTTCTGGTTTTCACTTTCTAGCAATTTGTAAGCTCCATTTTTGTCAATCAAAATTTTGTCATACGAAATTCCGCCATCAAAATAGTTAAAGTTATTTGAACTGATTTTCTCCAATTTCTTCCCTCGATAAAACACACTATTTTTATCTTTTATCCAAAGCCCGTCTATTCCTTCGGCACTCTTAACATCTATTCCTTTTACTTTTTCTCCTTCAAAATAAACATTGTTTTTGTCTTTTGCAATAAAAGTATAATTTTCGTTTTCATATTTAAATGAATTTGGATCTGCTCCTTCTATTTTCTTAAACTCATTTTCTCCAAAATAATAGAGATTTTTATCGTCTTTATAATAATTTCCGCCTATTTCTTCAAAATTTTCAAGATTGACTTTTTCATTGATTGGAATTAATTTTATCTCATTTTTTTCTTCATCTTCGTCGATTTTATAAAGTCTATTTTTATCCTTTATAAAATTAAATACTATTTTTTCAAAACTTGCAGCATCGATTCCATCCAATTTTTTATTTTTATAATAAATATTATTTTTATCTTTCGCAAAATTATAATCCAAGTCTTTGAATGTTTTTAGGTCAGCATTTTCTATTTTATGTAAATTTCCAGAATCCTCGTAGTAAATACTATTTTTATCTTTAAAATAATAATCGCTATCATCAACTTTTTTAAAACTTCTCAAATCCAATCCTTTTAAGTTCAACTTTCTAGTTTTTATTTCTGAATTTTCATTTTCTTCTGAAATATTTTCCAAAAAGTACACTCCATTTTTATCTTTTATCATTTCATAGTTTAATGTTTCGAATGTCTTTGGATCAATTCCATCCATTTTGTACCCAAAAATATAAAGATTTTTATCATCTCTTGCAAAGTTACCATTAATAATTTCAAATGTCTTTGGATCTGCATAATTCAATTTTTCAAGTTTCATTTTGTCATCTCTATCGTTCAAAAAATATATGTTATTCTTATCTTTGTAATATTTGTTGTAAAAATCCCCCAAAAATTCAAAAGTCGGAATGTCAACTCCTTTTGTATCTAAAACTTCCACTTTATAAGTAATTCCATCACTTTCTCTATCTAAATAATAAACATTCTTATAATCTTTCACAAAATTAAACTCATTATCTAATATTTCAAACCCTTTGGAACTCACACCTTCCAATTTTTGATTTTCAATAAAAACACTATTTTTATCTATTGAAATAATTCCAAGCTCGAATGTAGATGGATCTGCTCCTTTTAATATTTTTAAAGTTTTCTTCTCACTATTTTCATCTGTGTCCACATAATAAATAGCATTTTTATCTCTATAATAAAATCCTTCATAAATATTTTCAAAAGTCACAACATCAATATTAAGATTTTTAATCGGCTTTATTTTAACTTTATCGTTATTATTTACAGAAATTTCATAAACATTCTTCTTATCTTTCAAATAAATATCATTAAAGATTTTAAGCCCATCTAGTCCTACAAAATCCAACTTTTCTCCAAAATAATAAACATTTTTCCTATCTGTTCCATAATTTCCGTTTACAACTTTAAATGTATTCCTATCAGCATTTTTCACAATTTTTATTTTTCCATGCTCATTGTCCACAAAGTAAACATTTTTCCCGTCTATCAAATAATTACTAAAAGTAGAATTTCCATCATCCAAATATTCCAAATTATTTACATCAATTTTTAAATTAATTTTCTCAAGTTTTCCATCAGAAAAATAATAAATATTATTTTTATCTTTTATAAAATCATTCAATTCAATTATTTTTTCAGCACTTTGAATATTAATATCACTTTTAATTTTTTTCAAGTCGTTATCCGAATGATAATAAAAACTATTTTTATCTTTATACAAATCGTATATCTCAAAATATTTAAATGTATCATAATCAATGTTCAAGCCATTTATTTTCTTTATTTTAAATTTTTCTTTTTCATCACCATTTGATTCATAATGAGAATTTCTTGCGTTTACAGTAATCAAATAATAATCCTTTCCATTTTTAAGAATATAGCCGTTATCTCCTAATTCTTCAACAATTTTAGCATTATTTGAAGGAATTCCATCTATTTTTTTCCCAAAATAATAAATTCCATTTTTATCCTTCCCAATTTCATTATTCAAAATATCAAAACTATTCCTATCAATATTTTTCAACACTTCCAAGCCAGAATTATAATTAAAGTCAGAATAATCATTTTTTAAAGTAAAAACATTATTTTTATCCCTAAAATAGTAGCTCTCTCCCATTCTCTCAAAAGTTTTTGCATCTGCATTTTCAATGTCTTTATGCCTATCGATATAAAAAACTCTATTCTTATCTTTCGCTATCCCATAGTCAAAATATTTAAAACTTGCAATATCTACATTTTCCAGTTTTTCTCCTTCGTTGTAAACATTATTTTTATCTCTAGCAATAGAATATCCTAAAATTTCAAAAGAATTCCTATCCGCTCCTGTTATTTTTTTCAAATTATCTTTATCCATATAAACATTGCTTTTATCTACATAATAGTCTGTGTAGGAATCTTTAGCGTTCTCTAAAACTTTAAAACTTTTCACATCAAGTCCGTCAATCGAAACTTTTCTCGTTTTTATTTCACTACTTGAAAAATAAGGAAACGAATCAGTTTCAAATTTATACAAATTTTTGTCATCTTTCACATATTTTGTATCCAAAATCTCAAATCCTTTAGGCGAAACATCTTTTATCTTTTTTCCAAGAAAATAAGCATTCTTGCTATCTTTTCCAAAAAATCCAATCGTTTCCATTTCATCTTCTCCCACATTCTCAAAAGTCTTTGCATCCGTACCTTTCACTTTCGACTTAATTTCAAGATATGGCATTTCATAATAAACTTCCCCATTTTCCTTAAAATATTCAGCATTTGCAATAGTTCCAGCTAAAATAAATAAAACTAATATTTTTAATAAATTTTTTCTTTTCATAATACTTGCTCCTTTTTTATCTTATCAATCTTTTATTCTCTTTCTATTTTTATAAGATTCATATTGTCATCAATTTTATAAAACTCATTATTATATTTTATTTCATTGTCTACAATTTTAAAGTAATTTGGATTAACATTATTTAACTTTTTCCCTTGATAATAAACATTGTTTTTATCCTTTGCATATAAGTATTCAATAACTTGAAAGGTTTTGTAATCAGCATTTTCTATCTTTTTTATTTCTACATTTTCTTCATCCACATAATATACATTCTTTTCATCTTTTATATATTCATCACTTTTTTCGCCATTTTTTTCCTTCAAAAATTTAAGTGTTTTCATATCAGCTTCATTTTTAAATTTAATAAGCGTTTTTCCTTTTTTTATATCATCAGTATCGTCATAATAATAAAAATTATTTTTATCTTTATAAACCCTCATGGAAAAACTTTCAAAAGTATCCTTGTCACTCGGAAAATCCATTTTTTTAGCATATATTTTTTCATTCGAATTATTTTCATAAACAAGATAAAAATCATTCCCACTTTTAATGATATTGTCAGGAACACTGCTTAACAAAGTCCAAAACTCAAAATTATTCGGACTTACACCTTTCACTTTTTGTCCATAAAAATACAGATTATTCTTATCTTTAGCATAAAAATAGTCCAAATAAACAAACGTCTCTAAATCAACTTTTTCATCAATTTTTTCCATATCAAAATAAGCATTGTTCTTATCTTTAAAATAATAATCTCCAACTGATTTAAGCGTTTGTGTATCCACATCTTTCAATTCCTTTTTTTCATCAGCATCAAAAACCATTTTCTCATCCTTCACAAAATGACTTCCAAATATTTTAGCACTTTTAGGATCTATTTTTTCAATCTTTTCCCCTTCATAATAAATATTATTCTTATCTTTTGCAAAATCATTTTCCAATATTTCAAATGATTTTTTATCTATATTTTTTAATATTTTAGGTTTTTCTTCGCTCCATTCACGATAATAAATTTCTCCATTTCTTTTTATATATTCTGCATTTGCAAGACTTCCTACTAAAATAAATAAAATCAAAATTTTTAACAAATTTTTTCTTTTCATAATACTTGCTCCTTTTTTATTTTTAATTTTTAACAGATCTATCCGATAATTCCTTTTTTTACTTTTACAATCGCCTAAAATTTATTTTTCTAATTCCAAAACTCTAATTCATTTTCTTCCATAATTTCTTTATCTTCATTCCCGCTAATATCTAACAAAATATCATCAATTCCCAAGTTTTTTTTCAAAATAATATAAAAGATAAAAATAATATTTTATTTATCTTGCAAAAAATTTTTTAGTTTTTTATTTAATAGTCCTAAATCTCTCTAAATTTAAACAAATTTATTATTTAGTGAGTAGCAGCATAAAAAGGCATAAGTAATCTAACTCCTTCTAAAAATTTCTCAACAAGCTCATCCAAACTCTCAAATCTTTCAATCTCTTCCACATCGAACTTAACCAAAACTTTCCTAATTCCCCCATTTTTCCACTCTTTAAGAAATCTTTCTCTATTACTTTCATTCCCCTCAAATCTATCTAAAGCACAATTTTCCTTACTTTTCGCAAATTGCACAAAATAATAAAGCGGTTCATTAATTGGCACTTCCAAAACTTTATTCTGATTCTTAAGAGTATTTTCACCAATTTTTCTTTCAACAAAACTCACTTCAAGCGAAATCCCAACTTTTCTAGTTCTTTCATTTTTAAAAACTCTCAAAGCAATTCCAGATTCAGTATCGCTATCCCCATCTTGCCGCAAAAACACCCAAAGATAAGGTCTTGCAATTTGAGCCTGATTCATCCAGCTGCTAACTTTCTGCAAATGAAATCCATCCGTTTTTTCTTCCAAAGCCTTTGCAATTTCCGTAAAAACTTTTCTAGCACTTTGTCCGTTTTTTCTAAAAAGCTCCATATCTTCTTTTAAATCTCCAGCTTTTTCAGGTTTTATATATTTTTTTCTTTCATAATTTGTATATTCAATTAATGGTTTGTAATTAAATTTTTTTGTCATATTAATCATTCCTTTTCTCTATAAGATATTTTTGTTTTAACAAATTTTTTCAAAATTTTAATATTGAACGATTTTGCTATTTAATACTAAATTCCAATTTAAAAACAGAAATTCTAACAAATTTATTATTTTAACAAGGAATAGCGTAAATGTAGCTTGAGTTCAATTTTAAAACAGGTTTTCTATAAAATTATAACATATTTTTCAAAATTTCTAAAAAATTTTAATTTAAGTTTTAGATTATTTTTGATTTCAAATTTTTAATTATCAAATGTTTTATTTTTATATTAAATTAATAAAATTTTAAAAAAAAATTGATTTTTTGAAAAAATGTTGTATAATATAATTAAAAATAGTTTCAACAATTAGATTAATTTCAGGGGGAGAAAAATGAAAATAAAAGGGGATAGCAATGGGTTTACGCTTATTGAGGTTTTGTTGTACATTTCGATTATGGCGATTTTGTTTATGATGATTTCTGTGAATTTGCAGAAGCAGAGGCAAAATCAGGAGTTTGCAATTCAGAAGAGGAATATTAGCCAGTTTATTAGGAAAATTCAGCAGTATGCACAACACAATAGGAAGGAATATGTGCTGGATTTTAAGATATCCGAAAAGATGGCTTATTTTTTAGATGAAAAAAATGGGCAAAAGGATATTATTGATAAAATGGAGATTTCCAAAAACTTATCTTATATGACAAATAATTCCAATAAAAATGCTGATTTTAAGAGAAGAACTACAAATGAAGGAAATTTTGAAAGGGGATTTTCTATTTATTTGTTAGACAAAAAAGGCGAAAAAATTTATTATAGAATTTCCACAAACACAATAAATGCTGCGAAATATCCAATTATAAGCATCTACAGGGCTAAAAAGCCGATTAATCTTTCAGATGACTACTTAAAGGCTAATTTGTGGGAGGAGGAAATTTAAGATGAAAAAAATGGGCAAAATTGAGGATAATGAATTAATAGAAGAAAGCAATAAAAAAAGAGATTTTAAAAATATAAGTTTTCGTAAAATTGTGAAAAAGTCAGATAGAAAAGAAAATTTTAAAAATTATGAGAGTACAAAAATAAGTAAAAATAGTGGCAGCAATAAAACTCGAGAAAATGTAACTAAATTTGAAAATAAGGAATTTGATAAATATATTCTGGAAATGAAAAAATTGAGGGAGAAAGAGGCTAGGAAAAAGTATATAAAATCTGAACTTCTACGAAGAAAACAAAATTTACTCAAGTTTTTTAATATGAAAATTGGAATTGAGGAAGTGAAAAGAACTTGGCAATTTGGGATTTTTCTTCTATTAGGGATTTTTTTGTTTATGTTTTATCTGAATTTTGTTACTTTTAAGGAGGAACTTTCTGGAGAAAAGATATTTTATGTGAAAATTGACGGAAATCGTGGAAGTGTCTTGAAGGTTAATAATAAATATTTGAAAAATCAGGCGAGCATTGAAAATAAGAAGGGGCTTGAATATGGATTTTACCTTATGCGGTATAAAATTAGGAAGGTTATAAGTAAAAATGGAAATGTTAAAATTGATGGGAAAATTTTGGGATATAAGGAATCACGGCTGAATGGAATTCGGAAATATATCTTGAATATTTTTGATGAATTGTTTATAACTGATGAAAATTTGTATGCTTTTTCACGTGCTGCAGTTTTAGGGGAAAAAGCAGAAGTTTCTAAAGATATGAAAGACAAGTTTAAATACACAGGACTGGCTCATTTAATTGTAATTTCTGGAACTCATATAAGTCTAGTTGTGATTGGGATTGTGAAAATTTTGGATGGGCTGTCGTTGGGATACAGGTTTAAGTATTTAATGGCACTTGTGGCACTTACTTTCTATTGTGCATTAATCGGATTCTCTCCAGGGATTTTACGTGCCTATATTATGGGAGCGATGATGATTTTAGCAAGAATCCTTTTTGAAGAAGAGGAAAGTAAAAAATCTCTACTAGTATCATTTATTGTCATAATCGTGTTAAATCCCTATTCAGTTTTTGATATTTCAATGCAGCTTTCTTATGCCGCAGTTGTAGCAATAATCTTTGTAAATCCTGAATTTAAAAAATTTTATCAGGAAAAAGTTTTGGATAAAATAAAAAATGAAGTTTTAAGAAATATCGTTGATTTGATATTTTTAAGCCTGACAATCCAAATCACAAGTATTCCACTATTTTTATATTATTTTGAAAAATTGCCATTATTCTCATTTTTACTGAACATTGTAGGAATTCCAATTGGAACAGTTGTTATACAATGCCTATTTTTTGTTGTACTTTTAAATATTTTTAAATTATCATTATTCAATGGAATAGTAGTTTTTGTAACTGAAATTATTTTCAAAGCATTTGAAGGATTTATTTATGCTGGAAGTAAAATACCGCTTTTACAGCTTAATATCAATGGAAAGGCTCCTTTGTGGACAGTTTTTTTGTATTATGGAGTATTATTTTTCACAACGTTTTTTGTAATGCCTTTATTTACTGCAAAAATTAATATAAATGAAAATTAATATATAGATTATAAGTTCAAAATCAAAAATAATAAATATGTTTTCTAACTCTTCATTTCGTGATATAATAATAAATAACTATGAAAATTTGAAAGGATGATAAAATATGAGTTTACCAAAATGTCCAAAATGTGGATCGGAATATGTTTATGAGGATGGAAATATGCTAGTTTGCCCAGAATGTTTTTATGAATGGGCAGAAACTGAAGAAGAAAGCAGTGATGAAGCTGTAGTAAAAGATGCAAACGGAAATATCTTGCAAAATGGAGATAATGTTACGATTATAAAGGATTTAAAAGTAAAAGGTGCTTCATCAGATTTAAAGAGAGGGACAAAAGTTAAAAATATAAGATTAATTGATGATGGAATTCATAATATTGATTGTAAAATAGATGGTTTTGGGGCAATGAAGCTGAAATCGGAATTTGTTAAAAAAATATAAAAAATAGAATTGGAGAAAGAATGAAATCAGGATTTATAACAATCGTTGGGCGTCCAAATGTTGGGAAGTCTACGCTTATGAATAAGCTTGTGAAGGAAAAGGTTGCGATTGTGTCGGATAAGGCTGGGACAACTAGGGATCAGATAAAGGGAATTGT
It encodes:
- a CDS encoding DKNYY domain-containing protein; this translates as MKRKNLLKILVLFILAGTIANAEYFKENGEVYYEMPYLEIKSKVKGTDAKTFENVGEDEMETIGFFGKDSKNAYFLGKKIKDVSPKGFEILDTKYVKDDKNLYKFETDSFPYFSSSEIKTRKVSIDGLDVKSFKVLENAKDSYTDYYVDKSNVYMDKDNLKKITGADRNSFEILGYSIARDKNNVYNEGEKLENVDIASFKYFDYGIAKDKNRVFYIDRHKDIENADAKTFERMGESYYFRDKNNVFTLKNDYSDFNYNSGLEVLKNIDRNSFDILNNEIGKDKNGIYYFGKKIDGIPSNNAKIVEELGDNGYILKNGKDYYLITVNARNSHYESNGDEKEKFKIKKINGLNIDYDTFKYFEIYDLYKDKNSFYYHSDNDLKKIKSDINIQSAEKIIELNDFIKDKNNIYYFSDGKLEKINLKIDVNNLEYLDDGNSTFSNYLIDGKNVYFVDNEHGKIKIVKNADRNTFKVVNGNYGTDRKNVYYFGEKLDFVGLDGLKIFNDIYLKDKKNVYEISVNNNDKVKIKPIKNLNIDVVTFENIYEGFYYRDKNAIYYVDTDENSEKKTLKILKGADPSTFELGIISIDKNSVFIENQKLEGVSSKGFEILDNEFNFVKDYKNVYYLDRESDGITYKVEVLDTKGVDIPTFEFLGDFYNKYYKDKNNIYFLNDRDDKMKLEKLNYADPKTFEIINGNFARDDKNLYIFGYKMDGIDPKTFETLNYEMIKDKNGVYFLENISEENENSEIKTRKLNLKGLDLRSFKKVDDSDYYFKDKNSIYYEDSGNLHKIENADLKTFKDLDYNFAKDKNNIYYKNKKLDGIDAASFEKIVFNFIKDKNRLYKIDEDEEKNEIKLIPINEKVNLENFEEIGGNYYKDDKNLYYFGENEFKKIEGADPNSFKYENENYTFIAKDKNNVYFEGEKVKGIDVKSAEGIDGLWIKDKNSVFYRGKKLEKISSNNFNYFDGGISYDKILIDKNGAYKLLESENQKDKIIPLDSKNIDLKTLERIESPVDSSNYFKDKNGVYFLNGEKFVKINGADIDSFEVTMRGKYGKDRSNVYFEGKKMEGENPKKFEEMDIND
- a CDS encoding DKNYY domain-containing protein, with the protein product MKRKNLLKILILFILVGSLANAEYIKRNGEIYYREWSEEKPKILKNIDKKSFEILENDFAKDKNNIYYEGEKIEKIDPKSAKIFGSHFVKDEKMVFDADEKKELKDVDTQTLKSVGDYYFKDKNNAYFDMEKIDEKVDLETFVYLDYFYAKDKNNLYFYGQKVKGVSPNNFEFWTLLSSVPDNIIKSGNDFYLVYENNSNEKIYAKKMDFPSDKDTFESFSMRVYKDKNNFYYYDDTDDIKKGKTLIKFKNEADMKTLKFLKEKNGEKSDEYIKDEKNVYYVDEENVEIKKIENADYKTFQVIEYLYAKDKNNVYYQGKKLNNVNPNYFKIVDNEIKYNNEFYKIDDNMNLIKIERE
- a CDS encoding type II secretion system protein produces the protein MKIKGDSNGFTLIEVLLYISIMAILFMMISVNLQKQRQNQEFAIQKRNISQFIRKIQQYAQHNRKEYVLDFKISEKMAYFLDEKNGQKDIIDKMEISKNLSYMTNNSNKNADFKRRTTNEGNFERGFSIYLLDKKGEKIYYRISTNTINAAKYPIISIYRAKKPINLSDDYLKANLWEEEI
- a CDS encoding ComEC/Rec2 family competence protein, which gives rise to MKKMGKIEDNELIEESNKKRDFKNISFRKIVKKSDRKENFKNYESTKISKNSGSNKTRENVTKFENKEFDKYILEMKKLREKEARKKYIKSELLRRKQNLLKFFNMKIGIEEVKRTWQFGIFLLLGIFLFMFYLNFVTFKEELSGEKIFYVKIDGNRGSVLKVNNKYLKNQASIENKKGLEYGFYLMRYKIRKVISKNGNVKIDGKILGYKESRLNGIRKYILNIFDELFITDENLYAFSRAAVLGEKAEVSKDMKDKFKYTGLAHLIVISGTHISLVVIGIVKILDGLSLGYRFKYLMALVALTFYCALIGFSPGILRAYIMGAMMILARILFEEEESKKSLLVSFIVIIVLNPYSVFDISMQLSYAAVVAIIFVNPEFKKFYQEKVLDKIKNEVLRNIVDLIFLSLTIQITSIPLFLYYFEKLPLFSFLLNIVGIPIGTVVIQCLFFVVLLNIFKLSLFNGIVVFVTEIIFKAFEGFIYAGSKIPLLQLNINGKAPLWTVFLYYGVLFFTTFFVMPLFTAKININEN
- a CDS encoding zinc ribbon domain-containing protein YjdM, translating into MSLPKCPKCGSEYVYEDGNMLVCPECFYEWAETEEESSDEAVVKDANGNILQNGDNVTIIKDLKVKGASSDLKRGTKVKNIRLIDDGIHNIDCKIDGFGAMKLKSEFVKKI